One Microbacter margulisiae genomic window carries:
- the ilvC gene encoding ketol-acid reductoisomerase: protein MAVMNFGGVNENVVTREEFPLEKAREILKNEVIAIIGYGVQGPGQSMNLRDNGFNVIVGQRKDSKTWDKAVADGWVPGQTLFEIEEACQRATIIQYLLSDAAQIAVWPLVKKHLTAGKALYFSHGFAITYKERTNIIPPADVDVILVAPKGSGTSLRRMFLQGRGLNSSYAIFQDATGHAYERVVSLGIGVGSGYLFETTFQREVYSDLTGERGTLMGAIQGIFAAQYDVLRAHGHTPSEAFNETIEELTQSLMPLVAENGMDWMYANCSTTAQRGALDWWKPFRDAAKPVFEKLYAEVACGNEAQRSIDSNSQTDYRVKLEEELAAMRNSEMWQAGAVVRKLRPENN from the coding sequence ATGGCTGTAATGAATTTTGGGGGTGTAAACGAGAATGTTGTTACCCGCGAAGAATTTCCATTGGAAAAAGCACGTGAAATATTGAAGAATGAAGTGATTGCTATAATCGGATATGGAGTACAAGGCCCCGGTCAAAGCATGAATTTACGCGATAATGGATTCAATGTTATTGTCGGACAACGTAAAGATTCCAAAACATGGGATAAAGCTGTCGCTGATGGATGGGTTCCGGGTCAAACATTGTTTGAAATTGAAGAAGCATGCCAGCGTGCAACTATTATTCAATATCTGCTTTCAGATGCTGCCCAAATTGCTGTTTGGCCTCTGGTGAAGAAACATTTGACGGCTGGCAAAGCTCTTTATTTTTCACATGGGTTTGCTATTACGTACAAGGAACGTACAAATATTATTCCTCCGGCAGATGTTGATGTAATTCTTGTTGCTCCGAAAGGATCTGGTACTTCCCTTCGACGTATGTTCCTGCAAGGCCGTGGATTAAATTCATCCTATGCAATTTTCCAGGATGCCACCGGGCATGCTTATGAACGGGTTGTTTCTCTGGGTATTGGTGTAGGTTCAGGCTACTTGTTTGAAACTACGTTCCAACGTGAAGTATATTCTGATTTAACTGGTGAACGCGGAACCCTGATGGGAGCAATTCAGGGTATTTTTGCTGCACAATATGATGTGTTGCGTGCTCACGGACACACACCTTCCGAAGCATTTAATGAGACTATTGAAGAATTAACGCAATCTTTGATGCCTTTAGTTGCTGAAAACGGAATGGATTGGATGTATGCCAATTGCTCTACAACAGCTCAGCGTGGTGCACTTGACTGGTGGAAGCCGTTCCGTGATGCTGCAAAACCTGTATTTGAAAAACTTTATGCCGAAGTTGCCTGCGGAAATGAAGCACAGCGCTCCATCGACTCCAACAGCCAGACGGACTATCGTGTAAAATTGGAAGAAGAGTTAGCCGCTATGCGCAATAGTGAAATGTGGCAAGCTGGTGCTGTAGTTCGGAAGCTTCGTCCAGAAAACAATTAA
- a CDS encoding YgiQ family radical SAM protein — protein sequence MQESFQNNWLPTTKKEVEQRGWDALDVILFSGDAYIDHPSFGAAVIGRTLEAEGLRVAIVPQPNWRDDLRDFKKLGTPRLFFGISAGCMDSMVNHYTANKRLRSNDAYTAGGVSGFRPDYTTIVYSTILKNLFPDVPVIIGGIEASMRRFTHYDYWSDQLKKSILLDSKADLLVYGMGEKSIIAIARALQQNRSVTGLQTIPQTAFVVSSDHQNVEELNAETIALFSHEACLADKHKSAQNFRIIEEESNKIKAARLTQRCNNELVVVNPPYETWTQEEIDATYDLPYTRLPHPKYKDKRIPAYDMIRFSVNTHRGCFGGCSFCTISMHQGKQVLSRSEKSIFKEIEQLGKLPEFKGILTDLGGPSANMYGLRGIDQSICEACKRPSCIFPAICRNLDRNHSRMIRLYKAVDQLPYIKKAFIGSGIRYDLLLQPSGNSEVDKSLTEYTKEVIQHHVSGRLKVAPEHTSPQVLKLMRKPSFELFKQFQQKFEQYNRDANLKQQLIPYFISSHPGCSNMDMAELAVITKSLHFKLEQVQDFTPTPMTLSTEMYYSGINPYTGESVETPKQASDKISQQRFFFWYKPEYRQSILHDLRKMNRNDLIDKLLDYHYTGKNDIGRSSSTHKKQVVKRRK from the coding sequence TTGCAAGAATCATTTCAAAATAACTGGCTTCCCACAACGAAAAAAGAAGTAGAACAACGTGGTTGGGATGCGTTGGATGTTATCCTTTTCTCCGGCGATGCATATATTGACCATCCCTCGTTCGGTGCGGCTGTAATCGGACGCACTTTAGAAGCGGAAGGTTTACGTGTGGCAATTGTTCCTCAACCGAATTGGCGGGATGATCTCCGGGATTTTAAAAAACTGGGAACGCCTCGTCTCTTTTTTGGTATTTCAGCAGGCTGCATGGATTCCATGGTAAATCATTATACTGCGAACAAACGACTGCGATCCAATGACGCATATACGGCCGGAGGTGTTTCAGGGTTTCGTCCCGATTACACAACGATCGTTTATTCAACAATTCTGAAAAATTTATTCCCGGACGTTCCGGTTATTATCGGGGGAATTGAAGCATCCATGCGCCGCTTTACGCATTATGACTATTGGTCGGATCAATTAAAGAAAAGTATTTTACTTGATAGCAAAGCCGACTTGCTGGTGTATGGCATGGGGGAGAAATCAATTATAGCAATTGCCCGTGCATTACAACAGAATCGTTCGGTTACCGGTTTGCAGACAATTCCACAAACGGCCTTTGTGGTTTCTTCAGATCATCAAAATGTGGAAGAATTGAACGCTGAAACAATCGCTCTTTTTTCTCATGAAGCATGTTTGGCAGATAAACATAAATCAGCGCAGAACTTTAGAATTATTGAAGAAGAATCCAATAAGATAAAGGCTGCGAGGCTGACACAACGTTGCAATAATGAGTTGGTGGTGGTGAACCCTCCTTACGAAACCTGGACACAAGAAGAAATTGATGCTACTTACGATTTACCTTACACCCGGCTGCCACATCCTAAATATAAAGATAAAAGAATTCCTGCCTACGATATGATCCGATTTTCTGTTAATACGCATCGTGGTTGTTTTGGTGGATGTTCTTTTTGTACCATTTCCATGCATCAGGGGAAACAGGTACTTTCCCGTTCCGAAAAATCTATTTTCAAAGAAATAGAACAACTGGGTAAATTGCCTGAATTTAAAGGCATTCTTACGGATTTGGGCGGACCATCGGCAAACATGTATGGCTTACGCGGCATAGACCAGTCAATTTGCGAAGCATGTAAACGGCCCTCGTGTATATTTCCTGCTATCTGCAGGAATCTGGACCGGAACCATTCAAGAATGATTCGTCTTTATAAAGCTGTCGATCAATTACCCTATATCAAGAAAGCTTTTATTGGCAGTGGCATTCGTTATGATTTGCTACTCCAGCCTTCAGGTAACAGTGAGGTTGATAAAAGCCTTACTGAATATACAAAGGAGGTTATTCAGCATCATGTTTCAGGCCGGTTGAAAGTGGCGCCTGAACATACATCTCCACAAGTTTTAAAACTGATGCGCAAACCTTCGTTTGAATTATTCAAACAGTTTCAGCAGAAATTTGAGCAATATAATCGCGATGCTAACCTAAAGCAACAGCTTATTCCCTATTTTATTTCAAGTCATCCCGGATGTAGTAATATGGATATGGCGGAACTTGCTGTAATAACCAAATCATTGCATTTCAAACTGGAACAGGTGCAGGATTTCACTCCCACACCCATGACCTTGTCCACCGAGATGTATTATTCAGGCATCAATCCCTACACGGGAGAATCGGTTGAAACGCCAAAACAGGCCAGCGATAAAATATCGCAACAACGATTCTTTTTCTGGTACAAACCGGAATACAGACAATCTATTTTGCATGATTTACGAAAAATGAATAGAAATGATTTGATAGATAAATTATTAGATTACCATTATACGGGTAAAAACGACATTGGCCGATCTTCGTCTACACATAAAAAACAAGTTGTGAAAAGAAGAAAATAG
- the rfbA gene encoding glucose-1-phosphate thymidylyltransferase RfbA, with product MKGIILAGGSGTRLYPVTKTISKQIIPVYDKPMIYYPLSVLMLAGIREILIISTPQDIHLYKDLFEDGSSFGLNITYAIQPSPDGLAQAFLIGEEFIGSSPVCMILGDNIFYGYNFSSQLMDAAALKDGAIVFGYYVNDPERYGVAEFDANGRVLSLEEKPINPKSNYAVTGLYFYGNDVVEKAKALSPSARGELEITDLNRLYLQENRLSLKMLGRGMAWLDTGTHDSLLEASNYIATIENRQGLKVACIEEIAFRMGFIDKDQLIQLAQPLLKNHYGQYLLKIAHEPKEYGNN from the coding sequence ATGAAAGGTATTATTTTAGCAGGAGGATCTGGTACCCGTCTTTATCCGGTTACCAAAACTATTTCGAAACAGATTATTCCAGTATATGATAAACCAATGATTTATTATCCGTTATCTGTTTTGATGTTAGCCGGAATTCGTGAAATATTAATTATTTCTACTCCACAAGATATTCATTTATACAAAGATTTGTTTGAAGATGGCTCTTCCTTTGGACTCAATATTACTTATGCCATTCAACCGTCACCCGACGGATTGGCTCAGGCTTTTTTGATAGGAGAAGAATTTATTGGGAGTAGTCCAGTCTGTATGATTTTGGGAGATAATATCTTTTACGGATACAACTTCTCTTCTCAACTGATGGATGCCGCAGCTTTAAAGGATGGAGCCATTGTTTTCGGATATTATGTCAACGATCCGGAGCGATATGGTGTGGCAGAGTTTGATGCTAACGGTCGTGTGCTGAGTCTGGAAGAAAAGCCGATAAATCCTAAATCAAATTATGCTGTGACAGGCTTGTATTTCTATGGAAACGATGTGGTTGAAAAAGCCAAAGCGTTGAGTCCGTCTGCTCGGGGAGAATTGGAAATTACCGATTTGAATCGTCTTTATTTGCAAGAAAATCGACTGTCGCTTAAAATGCTTGGACGTGGTATGGCATGGCTGGATACCGGAACGCACGATAGTTTGCTGGAAGCTTCAAACTACATTGCCACTATTGAAAACCGACAAGGTCTGAAAGTTGCTTGTATTGAAGAGATAGCATTCCGCATGGGATTTATTGACAAAGACCAATTGATTCAATTGGCCCAGCCATTGCTTAAAAACCATTACGGACAATATTTGCTTAAAATCGCTCATGAGCCTAAAGAATATGGAAATAATTAA
- a CDS encoding acyl-[acyl-carrier-protein] thioesterase, with amino-acid sequence MGLLGRYTFQLQPQDGDFMEQLFAYSLGDYILQAAGKNADDNGFGVRELNRENYTWVLIRMGTEILQMPTIYQQITIETWIESIRFASTTRNFTVRNEQNEPIGYATTNWAMIDVETRKPVDLAKLPSLTHYIGGNPIPVESTVKLPSVDGTPINRHKVQYSDIDFNRHVNSMKYLQWVLNEYSIDWFAEHAIKRFDINFLHEALYGEEVMLFRHAKEDKDQFQISRFVDEEPLCKVQIKWKKNE; translated from the coding sequence ATGGGTTTATTAGGGCGATATACATTTCAATTGCAGCCACAGGATGGTGACTTCATGGAGCAACTTTTTGCTTATTCCCTTGGAGATTATATCCTTCAGGCGGCAGGGAAAAATGCAGACGATAACGGATTTGGCGTTAGAGAGCTAAATCGTGAAAATTATACCTGGGTGTTGATCCGGATGGGAACTGAAATTCTTCAGATGCCAACCATTTATCAACAGATTACAATAGAAACCTGGATTGAAAGCATCCGGTTCGCTTCGACGACACGTAATTTTACGGTACGTAATGAGCAGAATGAACCTATTGGTTATGCTACGACAAATTGGGCAATGATTGATGTGGAAACCCGAAAACCTGTTGATTTGGCAAAGTTGCCAAGCCTGACGCATTATATTGGTGGAAATCCCATTCCTGTTGAATCGACAGTTAAGCTGCCGTCGGTAGATGGAACTCCAATCAACAGACATAAAGTTCAATATAGTGATATTGACTTTAACAGACACGTCAATAGTATGAAATATTTGCAATGGGTGCTCAATGAATATTCCATTGACTGGTTTGCTGAACATGCGATTAAAAGATTTGATATCAATTTCTTGCACGAAGCTTTATATGGTGAAGAAGTGATGCTGTTTCGCCATGCAAAAGAAGACAAAGATCAGTTTCAGATTAGCCGGTTCGTTGATGAAGAACCGCTTTGCAAAGTGCAGATTAAATGGAAGAAAAACGAATAA
- a CDS encoding KdsC family phosphatase: MANFKELLAQVKAFVFDVDGVLSHSTIPLHPNGEPMRMVNIKDGYAIQHAVKKGFHVAIITGGNTAAVRLRFERLGVSDIYMASDFKMKDLLHFMQLHNLAKEEIMYMGDDIPDYKVMSYVGIPVCPADAAPEIKALSLYVSPCNGGEGCARDVLEQVMKVQGKWMDDDVAFGW, encoded by the coding sequence ATGGCAAATTTCAAAGAATTACTGGCTCAGGTCAAAGCATTTGTCTTTGATGTTGATGGAGTATTGTCACATTCAACAATACCTTTGCATCCTAATGGAGAACCGATGCGAATGGTTAATATTAAAGATGGCTATGCCATTCAGCATGCTGTAAAAAAAGGATTTCATGTTGCTATTATAACAGGTGGTAATACAGCAGCTGTGCGTTTACGTTTTGAACGGCTTGGCGTTTCGGATATTTATATGGCTTCTGATTTCAAAATGAAAGATTTATTGCATTTTATGCAACTTCATAATCTGGCGAAAGAGGAAATTATGTACATGGGAGATGATATCCCTGATTATAAAGTGATGAGCTATGTCGGCATTCCTGTTTGCCCTGCTGATGCTGCTCCTGAAATCAAAGCCCTGTCTTTGTATGTTTCTCCCTGTAATGGAGGTGAAGGTTGTGCCCGCGATGTTTTGGAACAGGTAATGAAAGTCCAGGGTAAATGGATGGATGATGATGTGGCTTTTGGGTGGTAG
- a CDS encoding glycoside hydrolase family 57 protein, which translates to MKTICFYFQLHVPMMLRRYRFLEIDQDHYYYDDFANEANVQRLAKTSILPLNLLLLELIRTSRGKFKIALSISGVSIELFEQFAPEVMESFSELAKTGNVEFIAETYAHSLSSMFDPDEFTQQVQQHSNTIFELFGIRPTTFCNTEMIYSDEIGEMIYNLGFKTILTEGAKQLLGWKSPNFLYGHAVIPDLKILVRNMRLSDDIGFRFSNNSWSDFPLTAEKFMGWIKSTDASEQIFNICMGYQTFGERQKPESGIFEFLKAIPFHALANRITFSTPSEIAQKFNPISPITVIYPHSWSGEEKDVSHWTGNIMQTEALQKLYALGERVRLCSDRSIKRDWLCLQGSENFHFMTTKPWNSFVIWPQYESPYDAFTNYMNILSDFIHRVKEEYPSSIDNEELNALLTTIYNQEIKIAKLESQLGYNNNE; encoded by the coding sequence ATGAAAACCATCTGTTTCTACTTTCAACTGCATGTCCCGATGATGCTCCGCCGGTATCGTTTTTTGGAAATAGATCAAGATCATTATTATTACGATGATTTTGCCAATGAAGCTAATGTACAACGATTAGCAAAAACATCGATTTTGCCGCTCAATTTATTGCTGTTGGAACTGATCAGGACTTCGAGAGGAAAATTCAAAATTGCGCTTTCGATTTCCGGAGTAAGCATTGAACTTTTTGAGCAATTTGCGCCAGAGGTAATGGAGAGTTTTTCCGAATTAGCCAAAACCGGTAATGTGGAATTCATTGCAGAAACATATGCTCATTCGTTGTCGTCAATGTTTGATCCGGATGAATTTACGCAACAGGTTCAGCAACATAGCAATACTATTTTTGAGTTGTTTGGAATAAGGCCTACTACGTTTTGCAATACCGAAATGATTTATTCGGATGAAATAGGAGAGATGATTTATAATTTGGGATTTAAAACCATTTTAACTGAAGGTGCCAAGCAATTATTAGGCTGGAAAAGTCCAAATTTTCTTTATGGACATGCGGTCATTCCCGATTTGAAAATTTTGGTTCGTAACATGCGTCTAAGTGATGATATTGGTTTTCGTTTTTCCAATAACAGTTGGTCTGATTTTCCTCTGACTGCTGAAAAATTTATGGGATGGATTAAATCAACCGACGCTTCGGAGCAAATTTTCAATATTTGTATGGGATATCAGACTTTTGGAGAACGCCAGAAACCCGAAAGCGGCATTTTTGAATTTCTAAAAGCAATTCCATTTCATGCACTTGCCAATCGTATCACATTTTCAACTCCTTCCGAAATAGCTCAAAAGTTTAATCCAATTTCTCCTATAACTGTTATTTATCCTCATTCATGGAGCGGCGAAGAAAAAGATGTTAGTCACTGGACTGGAAATATCATGCAAACGGAAGCATTACAAAAGCTGTATGCTCTCGGGGAACGCGTTCGCCTTTGTTCTGACCGAAGCATAAAAAGGGATTGGCTGTGTCTTCAGGGATCTGAAAATTTTCATTTTATGACGACTAAACCATGGAATAGCTTTGTTATCTGGCCCCAGTATGAGTCACCATATGATGCCTTTACAAATTATATGAATATTCTATCTGATTTTATTCATCGGGTTAAAGAAGAATATCCGTCAAGTATCGACAATGAAGAATTGAACGCCCTTTTGACGACTATTTACAATCAGGAGATAAAAATTGCCAAGTTAGAAAGTCAGCTTGGATACAATAACAACGAATAA